One Sphingomonas sp. LHG3406-1 genomic window carries:
- a CDS encoding DUF411 domain-containing protein, which translates to MTMQAPDRRQFLVGSAAAAACMVGAPALAAPARPAMTVYRDPGCGCCSAWADVARKAGYKVTVAPSADMAAVKRRLGVPDALASCHTTVVGGLVVEGHVPMPAVAALLQRRPRNVKGIAVPGMPAGSPGMEVPGGRKDPFDVIAFDAAGRTAKFAS; encoded by the coding sequence ATGACGATGCAAGCCCCCGACCGCCGCCAGTTCCTGGTCGGCAGCGCCGCCGCCGCCGCCTGCATGGTGGGGGCTCCCGCGCTCGCTGCGCCGGCCAGGCCCGCCATGACCGTCTATCGCGATCCGGGCTGCGGCTGCTGCTCGGCCTGGGCCGATGTCGCCAGGAAGGCGGGCTACAAGGTGACCGTCGCGCCGAGCGCCGACATGGCCGCGGTCAAGCGCCGGCTGGGCGTGCCCGACGCGCTCGCCTCCTGCCATACGACGGTGGTCGGCGGCCTCGTCGTCGAGGGCCATGTTCCGATGCCGGCCGTCGCCGCCCTGCTCCAGCGCCGCCCCAGGAACGTGAAGGGCATCGCCGTGCCCGGCATGCCGGCCGGGTCGCCGGGCATGGAAGTGCCGGGCGGGCGCAAGGACCCGTTCGATGTGATCGCCTTCGACGCCGCCGGACGGACCGCCAAGTTCGCGAGCTAA
- the pgl gene encoding 6-phosphogluconolactonase, with product MIEAEWWEYDSVAEMADAVAGDVGFIIESAIDARDASLLALPGGKTPLPVFDKLIASKLPWKKVTIVPTDERLVAVDHELSNARMLAQRFMRAGARVIPIGGENSDVDAAGNIADARLQDLPWPPDLVWLGMGADGHTASIFAGPDMQKALDAPNARRAAGVRPDPLPAEAPVARVTLTRAALLSARTLIITIQGEEKKELLEQAIADGQSSRLPIGRLLAEAEQPIDIHWAP from the coding sequence ATGATCGAGGCCGAATGGTGGGAATATGACAGCGTCGCCGAGATGGCGGACGCCGTTGCCGGGGATGTCGGCTTCATCATCGAAAGCGCGATCGACGCCCGCGACGCCTCCCTGCTGGCCCTGCCGGGCGGAAAGACCCCGCTGCCGGTGTTCGACAAGCTGATCGCGTCCAAGCTGCCGTGGAAGAAGGTGACCATCGTCCCGACCGACGAGCGGCTGGTGGCGGTCGATCATGAGCTCAGCAACGCGCGCATGCTGGCGCAGCGGTTCATGCGGGCCGGCGCGCGGGTGATCCCGATCGGCGGCGAGAATTCCGATGTCGATGCCGCCGGCAATATCGCCGACGCCCGGCTGCAGGACCTGCCGTGGCCGCCGGACCTCGTCTGGCTCGGCATGGGCGCGGACGGGCATACGGCCTCGATCTTCGCCGGGCCCGACATGCAGAAGGCGCTGGATGCGCCGAATGCGCGGCGGGCGGCCGGCGTCCGCCCCGACCCGCTGCCGGCCGAGGCGCCGGTCGCGCGCGTCACCCTCACCCGTGCCGCCCTGCTGTCGGCGCGGACCCTGATCATCACCATCCAGGGCGAGGAGAAGAAGGAACTGCTCGAACAGGCGATCGCCGACGGCCAGTCGAGCCGTCTTCCGATCGGCCGGCTGCTGGCCGAGGCCGAGCAGCCGATCGACATTCACTGGGCGCCCTGA
- the fghA gene encoding S-formylglutathione hydrolase: MASDVCSHGGRQLVITHDSRATGTPMTFSLFLPPQAEQGQVPLVTYLSGLTCTHANVTDKGEYRAACAALGLAFLAPDTSPRGDDVHDEDGWDIGKGAGFYVDATEAPWSAHYRMWSYVTDELPALVAAEFPSLDMGAQAITGHSMGGHGALTVALRQPGRYRAVSAFAPIVAPSEVPWGEKAFSRYLGADRSVWQRHDAVALIEGGARLPDLLVDVGTADPFLERELRPERLEQAAAAAGQKLTLRRQPGYDHSYHFISTFMAEHLSWMAERLR, translated from the coding sequence ATTGCTTCCGACGTCTGCAGCCACGGCGGCCGTCAGCTCGTCATCACGCATGACAGCCGCGCCACCGGCACGCCGATGACCTTCTCCCTGTTCCTGCCTCCACAGGCGGAACAGGGGCAGGTGCCGCTGGTCACCTACCTTTCCGGGCTGACCTGCACCCACGCCAACGTCACCGACAAGGGCGAGTATCGGGCGGCCTGCGCGGCGCTCGGGCTTGCCTTCCTCGCGCCCGACACCTCGCCGCGCGGTGATGACGTCCATGACGAGGATGGCTGGGACATCGGCAAGGGCGCCGGCTTCTACGTGGACGCGACCGAGGCGCCCTGGTCGGCCCATTATCGCATGTGGAGCTACGTCACCGACGAGCTGCCCGCGCTGGTCGCGGCCGAGTTTCCATCGCTCGACATGGGCGCGCAGGCGATCACCGGGCATAGCATGGGCGGCCATGGCGCGCTGACCGTCGCCCTCCGCCAGCCCGGCCGCTACCGCGCGGTCAGCGCTTTCGCGCCGATCGTTGCGCCGTCCGAAGTCCCGTGGGGCGAGAAGGCCTTCTCGCGCTATCTCGGCGCCGACCGTTCGGTTTGGCAGCGCCACGACGCCGTGGCACTTATCGAAGGCGGCGCGCGCCTGCCCGACCTCCTCGTCGACGTCGGCACCGCGGACCCGTTCCTCGAGCGCGAGCTCAGGCCCGAGCGGCTCGAGCAGGCTGCCGCGGCGGCCGGGCAGAAGCTCACCCTCCGCCGCCAGCCCGGCTACGACCACAGCTACCATTTCATCTCGACCTTCATGGCCGAGCATCTGTCCTGGATGGCCGAGCGCCTCCGCTAG
- a CDS encoding VOC family protein, whose protein sequence is MFSHVMIGSNDIERSKKFYDALLTAIGGREGRVDPKGRVMYLKDGGIFIITKPINGEPATHGNGCTLGFAVSSPEQAHAWHEAGIAAGGTPIEDDPGIRSGAGVELYLAYLRDPDGNKICAMHRLPAKS, encoded by the coding sequence ATGTTCAGTCACGTGATGATCGGCTCGAACGACATCGAGCGCTCGAAGAAGTTCTACGACGCCCTGCTCACCGCCATCGGCGGCCGCGAGGGGCGGGTCGATCCCAAGGGCCGGGTGATGTACCTGAAGGACGGCGGCATCTTCATCATCACCAAGCCGATCAACGGCGAGCCGGCTACCCACGGCAACGGCTGCACCCTCGGCTTCGCCGTCAGCAGCCCGGAACAGGCCCACGCCTGGCACGAGGCGGGCATCGCGGCCGGCGGCACCCCGATCGAGGATGATCCCGGGATCCGCTCCGGCGCCGGGGTCGAGCTCTACCTCGCCTACCTGCGCGATCCCGACGGGAACAAGATCTGCGCCATGCACCGACTGCCCGCCAAGTCGTGA
- a CDS encoding S-(hydroxymethyl)glutathione dehydrogenase/class III alcohol dehydrogenase, with protein sequence MKTRAAVAFAPKQPLEIVELDLEGPKAGEVLVEIMATGICHTDAYTLDGLDSEGIFPSILGHEGAGIVREVGAGVTSVKPGDHVIPLYTPECRQCKSCLSGKTNLCTAIRATQGKGLMPDGTSRFSYKGQTIFHYMGCSTFSNFTVLPEIAVAKIREDAPFQTSCYIGCGVTTGVGAVVNTAKVQVGDNVVVFGLGGIGLNVVQGAKLAGANRIIGIDLNPDREAWGRQFGMTDFLNTRGMSREAVVAKVVELTDGGADYSFDCTGNTEVMRTALECCHRGWGTSIIIGVAEAGKEISTRPFQLVTGRNWRGTAFGGAKGRTDVPKIVDWYMDGKIAIDPMITHVLSLEDINKGFDLMHAGESIRAVVVY encoded by the coding sequence ATGAAGACCCGTGCCGCCGTCGCCTTCGCCCCCAAGCAGCCGCTCGAGATCGTCGAACTCGACCTCGAAGGACCAAAGGCTGGTGAAGTGCTGGTCGAGATCATGGCGACCGGCATCTGCCATACCGACGCCTATACGCTGGACGGCCTCGACAGCGAGGGCATCTTCCCCTCCATCCTCGGCCATGAGGGAGCCGGGATCGTCCGCGAGGTGGGCGCTGGCGTCACCTCGGTGAAGCCTGGCGACCACGTCATCCCTCTGTACACCCCCGAATGCCGCCAGTGTAAGTCGTGCCTGTCGGGCAAGACCAACCTCTGCACTGCCATCCGCGCCACGCAGGGCAAGGGGCTGATGCCCGACGGGACCAGCCGCTTCTCCTACAAGGGCCAGACCATCTTCCACTACATGGGCTGCTCGACCTTCTCGAACTTCACCGTCCTGCCCGAGATCGCGGTCGCGAAGATCCGCGAGGACGCGCCGTTCCAGACCAGCTGCTACATCGGCTGCGGAGTCACCACCGGGGTGGGCGCAGTGGTCAACACCGCCAAGGTCCAGGTCGGCGACAATGTCGTCGTGTTCGGATTGGGCGGAATCGGCCTCAACGTCGTCCAGGGCGCGAAGCTCGCCGGCGCCAACCGCATCATCGGCATCGACCTCAACCCGGACCGTGAGGCCTGGGGCCGCCAGTTCGGCATGACGGACTTCCTTAACACAAGGGGCATGAGCCGTGAGGCCGTCGTCGCCAAGGTCGTCGAGCTCACCGACGGCGGGGCCGACTACAGCTTCGACTGTACCGGCAATACCGAAGTGATGCGCACCGCCCTCGAATGCTGCCATCGCGGCTGGGGCACCTCGATCATCATCGGCGTCGCCGAAGCGGGCAAGGAGATCAGCACCCGGCCGTTCCAACTGGTCACCGGCCGCAACTGGCGCGGCACGGCGTTCGGCGGCGCCAAGGGCCGCACCGACGTGCCGAAGATCGTCGACTGGTACATGGACGGCAAGATCGCCATTGACCCGATGATCACCCACGTCCTCAGCCTCGAGGACATCAACAAGGGCTTCGACCTGATGCACGCGGGGGAAAGCATTCGCGCCGTCGTGGTCTACTAA
- a CDS encoding SDR family NAD(P)-dependent oxidoreductase, producing the protein MGFATGKHALITGGGTGIGAGAARALAAAGAKVSLLGRRREPLAAVAAETGGRAIVCDVTDPEAQARAFAEARETFGPLDIVILNAGIGDSRPFLRTSRDSWNAIIATNLTALFDGAQLALPDLQAEGKRLIIVASVAGLKGGAMAAPYAASKHGAVGLARSLALEFARTGLTVNAICPSFVDTPMVDDSAARIAGATGKSVEEARKLLAKANGNGRLITVDEVAHAIVQLCLPGASGVNGACVTIDGGTSA; encoded by the coding sequence ATGGGCTTTGCAACTGGCAAGCATGCACTCATCACCGGTGGCGGCACCGGCATCGGCGCCGGCGCAGCGCGCGCCCTTGCGGCGGCAGGGGCGAAAGTGTCCCTGCTCGGCCGCCGCCGCGAGCCGCTCGCAGCGGTAGCGGCGGAGACCGGTGGCCGCGCCATCGTCTGCGACGTGACCGATCCGGAGGCGCAGGCCCGCGCCTTCGCCGAGGCGCGCGAGACGTTCGGACCGCTCGACATCGTCATCCTCAACGCCGGGATCGGTGACAGCCGGCCGTTCCTGCGGACCAGCCGCGACAGCTGGAATGCGATCATCGCGACCAACCTGACGGCGTTGTTCGATGGTGCGCAGCTGGCGCTTCCCGACCTTCAGGCCGAAGGCAAGAGACTGATCATCGTCGCCTCGGTAGCCGGCCTCAAGGGCGGCGCGATGGCGGCCCCCTACGCCGCGTCCAAGCATGGCGCGGTCGGTCTCGCCCGCAGCCTCGCGCTGGAGTTCGCCCGCACCGGCCTCACCGTCAACGCCATCTGCCCGAGCTTCGTCGACACGCCGATGGTCGACGACAGCGCCGCCCGGATCGCCGGCGCGACCGGGAAGAGCGTGGAGGAAGCCCGCAAGCTGCTGGCCAAGGCCAATGGCAACGGGCGGCTGATCACGGTCGATGAAGTGGCCCACGCGATCGTGCAATTATGCCTGCCGGGCGCAAGCGGCGTGAACGGCGCCTGCGTGACCATCGACGGCGGCACGAGCGCCTGA
- a CDS encoding acetyl/propionyl/methylcrotonyl-CoA carboxylase subunit alpha yields MFSKILIANRGEIACRVIRTARRMGIKTVAVYSDADARAPHVRMADEAVRLGPAPAAESYLRADLIIEACKATGAEAVHPGYGFLSERASFVEALSAEGIEFIGPPANAIAAMGDKIESKKLAQAAGVNVVPGFLGDIATTDDAVRIAGEIGYPVMMKASAGGGGKGMRLAWSEQDVRDGFEATKREGLNSFGDDRVFIEKFIESPRHIEIQLIGDRHGNILYLNERECSIQRRHQKVVEEAPSPFVTPQMRKAMGEQCVALARAVGYHSAGTVELIVSGADPTGESFYFLEMNTRLQVEHPVTEEITGLDLVEQMIRVAAGEKLAFTQDEVRLDGWSVETRVYAEDPYRGFLPSTGRLVRYAPPSPSHAPEGLGEGMSPSASEQVLPRPLPHAGREQVRTRVDDGVFEGGEVSMFYDPMIAKLITWGRTREAAIDAQVEALDAFDIGGISHNVDFLSALMQHPRFRSGEITTGFIAEEYPDGFTGAPLGEALTADLSAIAAFIGTVHEARALRIDQQLSRPAPAGRDHVVRLDGGAEHRVRFMVDKVVVDEGEPLTFDADYLPGQRLVRARIGHRSRTVLVARHGRSWAMTTRGATHRATVMTPQVAELARHMIEKIPPDLSRFLLAPMPGLVTRLDVKTGDKVEAGQPIAVMEAMKMENILRAEKAATVKATPVGAGESVAVDQVIVEFE; encoded by the coding sequence ATGTTCTCCAAGATCCTCATCGCCAATCGCGGCGAAATTGCTTGCCGGGTGATCCGCACCGCGCGCCGCATGGGCATCAAGACCGTGGCGGTCTATTCCGACGCCGACGCCCGCGCGCCGCACGTCCGCATGGCCGACGAGGCGGTGCGGCTCGGGCCGGCGCCGGCCGCGGAGAGCTACCTTCGGGCCGACCTCATCATCGAGGCCTGCAAGGCGACCGGCGCCGAGGCCGTGCACCCTGGTTACGGCTTCCTGTCCGAGCGCGCCTCCTTCGTCGAAGCGCTGAGCGCGGAGGGCATCGAATTCATCGGCCCGCCGGCCAACGCCATCGCCGCCATGGGCGACAAGATCGAATCCAAGAAGCTCGCCCAGGCCGCCGGGGTGAACGTCGTGCCGGGCTTCCTCGGCGACATTGCCACCACCGACGACGCGGTGCGGATCGCGGGCGAGATCGGCTATCCGGTGATGATGAAGGCCTCGGCGGGCGGCGGCGGCAAGGGCATGCGCCTCGCCTGGTCCGAGCAGGACGTCCGCGACGGCTTCGAGGCGACCAAGCGCGAGGGGCTGAACAGCTTCGGCGACGACCGCGTGTTCATCGAGAAGTTCATCGAAAGCCCGCGCCACATCGAGATCCAGCTGATCGGCGACCGGCACGGCAACATCCTTTACCTGAACGAGCGCGAATGCTCGATTCAGCGCCGCCACCAGAAGGTGGTCGAGGAAGCGCCAAGTCCGTTCGTCACGCCGCAGATGCGCAAGGCGATGGGCGAGCAGTGCGTCGCCCTGGCCCGCGCGGTCGGCTACCATAGCGCGGGCACGGTCGAGCTGATCGTCTCCGGCGCCGACCCCACGGGGGAAAGCTTCTACTTCCTCGAGATGAACACCCGGCTCCAGGTCGAGCATCCGGTCACCGAGGAGATCACCGGCCTCGATCTCGTCGAGCAGATGATCCGCGTCGCCGCCGGCGAGAAGCTGGCCTTCACGCAGGACGAGGTGCGGCTCGACGGCTGGAGTGTCGAGACGCGCGTCTATGCCGAAGACCCCTATCGCGGGTTCTTGCCGAGCACGGGGCGGCTGGTGCGTTACGCTCCTCCGTCCCCCTCCCACGCGCCGGAGGGGCTAGGGGAGGGCATGTCACCCTCCGCCAGCGAACAAGTCCTCCCCCGGCCCCTCCCGCACGCGGGAAGGGAGCAGGTCCGTACCCGCGTCGACGACGGCGTCTTCGAAGGCGGCGAAGTGTCGATGTTCTACGACCCCATGATCGCCAAGCTGATCACCTGGGGCCGCACCCGCGAGGCGGCGATCGACGCGCAGGTGGAGGCGCTCGACGCCTTCGACATCGGCGGCATCAGCCACAATGTCGATTTCCTCTCCGCTCTGATGCAGCATCCGCGCTTCCGTTCGGGCGAGATCACCACCGGCTTCATCGCCGAGGAATATCCCGACGGCTTCACCGGTGCGCCGCTTGGCGAGGCGCTGACCGCCGACCTCAGCGCCATCGCCGCCTTCATCGGCACCGTCCATGAAGCCCGCGCGCTGCGGATCGACCAGCAGCTGAGCCGCCCCGCACCGGCCGGCCGCGACCATGTCGTGCGGCTGGACGGCGGGGCCGAACACCGGGTCCGCTTCATGGTCGACAAGGTGGTGGTGGACGAGGGCGAGCCGCTCACCTTCGATGCCGATTACCTGCCCGGCCAGCGGCTGGTGCGCGCCCGCATCGGCCATCGCTCCCGTACCGTGCTGGTCGCCCGGCATGGCCGCAGCTGGGCCATGACGACCCGCGGCGCGACCCACCGCGCCACCGTCATGACCCCGCAGGTCGCCGAGCTTGCCCGGCACATGATCGAGAAGATCCCGCCCGACCTCTCGCGCTTCCTGCTGGCGCCCATGCCGGGGCTGGTGACCAGGCTTGATGTGAAGACGGGCGACAAGGTCGAGGCCGGGCAGCCGATCGCCGTCATGGAAGCGATGAAGATGGAGAACATCCTCCGCGCCGAAAAGGCCGCAACCGTCAAGGCCACGCCGGTCGGCGCGGGCGAGAGCGTCGCGGTCGACCAGGTGATCGTCGAGTTCGAATAG
- the scpA gene encoding methylmalonyl-CoA mutase, with the protein MTDKLAQDAWKTLAAKESRGADLSRTTPEGITLKTVYGPEDAAGIDPGFPGVAPYTRGPYATMYAGRPWTIRQYAGFSTAEESNAFYRRNLAAGQKGLSVAFDLATHRGYDSDHPRVTGDVGKAGVAIDSVEDMKLLFDGIPLGEMSVSMTMNGAVLPVLAFYIVAGEEQGVERKALTGTIQNDILKEFAVRNTYIYPPEPSMRIVSDIIAFTSREMPKFNSISISGYHMHEAGATAVQEMAYTLADGMEYVRAAVKSGLDIDAFAPRLSFFWGIGMNLFMEVAKMRAARTLWGRIMTDLGAKSEKSKLLRTHCQTSGVSLTEQDPYNNIVRTTVEALAAVLGGTQSLHTNSFDEAIALPTDFSARIARNTQLILAEESGITAVADPLGGSWYVEALTRELEEKAWALIQEVEELGGMTKAVTEGLPKRRIEEAAAERQAKVDTGEQVIVGVNRYRLPEEAELDILEVDNAKVRAGQIERLERIRASRDEAAVQVALQALEQGARTNANLLALSVEAARARATLGEISDALERAFGRYATTPTPVSGIYGQRADLAWEEAKQGTVAVTSRLGRKPRMLVAKMGQDGHDRGANLVSSAFGDLGFEIVAGPLFQTPREAAELAVEAKVDVVGASSLAAGHKTLIPELIGHLKDLGAPDIKVIAGGVIPAQDYAELRAAGVQAIFGPGTNLADAADEVLRLLGHNKPPMDEAAE; encoded by the coding sequence GTGACCGACAAACTAGCTCAAGACGCCTGGAAGACCCTCGCTGCCAAGGAGTCGCGCGGCGCCGACCTCAGCCGCACCACGCCCGAGGGCATCACGCTCAAGACCGTCTACGGCCCCGAGGACGCGGCCGGCATCGATCCCGGCTTCCCCGGCGTCGCGCCCTATACGCGCGGCCCCTATGCGACCATGTACGCGGGCCGGCCCTGGACCATCCGCCAATATGCCGGCTTCTCGACCGCCGAGGAATCGAACGCCTTCTACCGCCGCAACCTCGCCGCCGGGCAGAAGGGGCTTTCCGTCGCCTTCGACCTCGCCACCCACCGCGGCTACGACAGCGACCATCCGCGCGTCACCGGCGACGTCGGGAAGGCGGGCGTCGCGATCGACAGCGTCGAGGACATGAAGCTGCTGTTCGACGGCATTCCGCTGGGCGAGATGTCGGTCAGCATGACCATGAACGGCGCGGTGCTTCCGGTGCTCGCCTTCTACATCGTCGCGGGCGAGGAGCAGGGGGTCGAGCGCAAGGCGCTCACCGGGACCATCCAGAACGACATCCTCAAGGAGTTCGCGGTTCGCAACACCTACATATACCCGCCCGAACCCTCGATGCGGATCGTCAGCGACATCATCGCCTTCACCAGCCGCGAGATGCCCAAGTTCAACTCGATATCCATTTCCGGCTACCACATGCACGAGGCCGGCGCGACGGCGGTGCAGGAGATGGCCTACACGCTGGCTGACGGCATGGAATATGTCCGCGCTGCGGTGAAGAGCGGGCTCGACATCGACGCCTTCGCGCCGCGCCTCAGCTTCTTCTGGGGCATCGGCATGAACCTCTTCATGGAGGTCGCCAAGATGCGCGCCGCGCGCACGCTTTGGGGGCGGATCATGACCGACCTCGGCGCGAAGTCGGAGAAGTCGAAGCTGCTGCGCACCCACTGCCAGACCAGCGGCGTCAGCCTGACCGAGCAGGACCCCTACAACAATATCGTGCGCACCACGGTGGAGGCGCTGGCCGCAGTGCTCGGCGGAACCCAATCGCTCCACACCAACAGCTTCGACGAGGCGATCGCGCTGCCGACCGACTTCTCGGCCCGCATCGCCCGCAACACCCAGCTGATCCTGGCCGAGGAGAGTGGCATAACCGCCGTCGCCGACCCGCTCGGCGGCAGCTGGTATGTCGAGGCGCTCACCCGCGAGCTGGAGGAGAAGGCCTGGGCGCTGATCCAGGAAGTCGAAGAGCTCGGCGGGATGACCAAGGCGGTGACAGAAGGCCTGCCCAAGCGCCGGATCGAGGAAGCCGCGGCCGAGCGCCAGGCCAAGGTGGACACGGGCGAGCAGGTCATCGTCGGCGTCAATCGCTACCGCCTGCCGGAAGAGGCCGAGCTCGACATTCTCGAAGTCGACAATGCCAAGGTTCGCGCCGGGCAGATCGAACGGCTCGAGCGCATCCGCGCCAGCCGCGACGAAGCGGCGGTGCAGGTCGCACTGCAGGCGCTGGAGCAGGGGGCCCGCACCAACGCCAACCTCCTCGCCCTCTCGGTTGAGGCCGCCCGCGCCCGCGCCACGCTGGGGGAGATATCCGACGCGCTCGAGCGTGCGTTCGGCCGCTACGCCACCACGCCCACGCCCGTATCGGGCATCTACGGACAGCGCGCCGACCTCGCGTGGGAAGAAGCGAAGCAGGGAACGGTCGCGGTTACCAGCCGCCTCGGCCGCAAGCCGCGCATGCTGGTCGCCAAGATGGGTCAGGACGGCCACGACCGCGGCGCCAATCTCGTCAGCTCGGCCTTCGGCGACCTCGGCTTCGAGATCGTTGCCGGACCCTTGTTCCAGACTCCCCGCGAGGCCGCCGAACTGGCGGTCGAAGCGAAAGTGGACGTCGTGGGCGCCAGCAGCCTCGCCGCCGGTCACAAGACGCTGATCCCCGAGCTGATCGGTCACCTGAAGGACCTCGGCGCCCCCGACATCAAGGTCATCGCCGGCGGCGTCATCCCCGCCCAGGACTATGCCGAACTTCGCGCCGCCGGAGTGCAGGCCATCTTCGGCCCCGGCACCAACCTCGCCGACGCGGCGGACGAGGTGCTCCGCCTGCTCGGGCACAACAAGCCGCCGATGGACGAGGCGGCTGAGTGA
- the mce gene encoding methylmalonyl-CoA epimerase: MKLGRLNHVGVATPSIERSLETYRKLFGAEPSSPPFELPAQGVRVCFVDAPNSQIELIEPLGADSPVAKFIEKNPQGGQHHVCFEVPDIEAARAHFEGLGTRILGPTRIGAHGTPIFFLHPKDMGGVLTEIMESPKQAH, from the coding sequence ATGAAACTCGGCCGACTGAACCATGTCGGGGTCGCCACCCCGTCGATCGAGCGTAGCCTCGAGACCTATCGCAAACTGTTCGGTGCCGAGCCGTCCTCGCCGCCGTTCGAATTGCCCGCGCAGGGCGTGCGCGTCTGCTTCGTCGATGCGCCCAACAGCCAGATCGAGTTGATCGAGCCGCTTGGGGCCGACAGTCCGGTCGCGAAGTTCATCGAGAAGAACCCGCAGGGGGGACAGCATCATGTCTGTTTCGAGGTGCCCGACATCGAGGCGGCCCGCGCCCACTTCGAGGGACTCGGCACCCGCATCCTAGGTCCCACCCGCATCGGCGCGCACGGCACGCCGATCTTCTTCCTCCACCCCAAGGACATGGGCGGCGTGCTGACCGAGATCATGGAAAGCCCCAAGCAGGCGCACTGA
- a CDS encoding acyl-CoA carboxylase subunit beta, translated as MSSTIAELERRRAAAHMGGGQKRIDAQHSKGRLTARERLDVLLDEGSFEEVDAFVEHNATEFGMADQRFPGDGVVTGSGTINGRLVYVFAQDFTVFGGSLSERHAQKICKIMDAAMKVGAPVIGLNDSGGARIQEGVASLAGYAEVFQRNVLASGVVPQLSLIMGPCAGGAVYSPAMTDFIFMVKDSSYMFVTGPEVVKTVTNEVVTQEELGGAVTHTTKSSVADLALENDIDALLAAREFFDFLPLSNRVSVPERPTEDPWDRIDAGLDTLIPPSANQPYDMHELIRKVADEGDFFELQPAHAANIIIGFCRIEGRTVGVVANQPLVLAGVLDINSSKKAARFVRFCDAFDIPILTFVDVPGFLPGVGQEHNGIIKHGAKLLFAYAEATVPKITVITRKAYGGAYDVMASKHLRGDLNYAWPTAEIAVMGAKGAVEIIFRQDRNDADLIAARTKEYEDRFANPFVAASMGFIDDVIQPRETRRKVALGLRKLKDKQLENPWKKHDNIPL; from the coding sequence ATGAGCAGCACCATCGCGGAACTCGAACGGCGGCGCGCGGCCGCCCACATGGGGGGCGGGCAGAAGCGCATCGACGCCCAGCACAGCAAGGGCCGCCTGACCGCCCGCGAACGCCTAGACGTCCTGCTGGACGAGGGCAGCTTCGAGGAGGTGGACGCCTTCGTCGAACATAATGCGACCGAGTTCGGGATGGCCGACCAGCGCTTCCCCGGCGACGGCGTGGTGACCGGCAGCGGCACGATCAACGGGCGGCTGGTCTATGTCTTCGCCCAGGATTTCACCGTCTTCGGCGGCTCCCTCTCCGAACGCCACGCGCAGAAGATCTGCAAGATCATGGACGCGGCGATGAAGGTCGGCGCGCCCGTGATCGGCCTGAACGACAGCGGCGGCGCACGCATCCAGGAAGGCGTCGCCAGCCTCGCCGGCTATGCCGAGGTGTTTCAGCGCAACGTGCTCGCCAGCGGCGTGGTGCCCCAGCTCAGCCTGATCATGGGCCCGTGCGCCGGCGGCGCCGTCTATTCGCCCGCGATGACCGACTTCATCTTCATGGTGAAGGATTCATCCTACATGTTCGTCACCGGTCCCGAGGTGGTGAAGACCGTCACCAACGAAGTGGTGACCCAGGAGGAGCTTGGTGGAGCGGTCACCCACACCACCAAGTCGTCGGTGGCCGACCTCGCGCTCGAGAACGACATCGACGCCCTGCTGGCGGCGCGGGAATTCTTCGATTTCCTGCCGCTGTCGAACCGGGTGTCGGTGCCGGAGCGACCGACCGAGGACCCATGGGACCGGATCGATGCGGGCCTCGACACTTTGATCCCGCCGAGCGCCAACCAACCCTACGACATGCACGAGCTGATCCGGAAGGTCGCCGACGAGGGAGACTTCTTCGAGCTTCAGCCCGCCCATGCCGCCAACATCATCATCGGCTTCTGCCGGATCGAGGGCCGCACCGTCGGCGTGGTCGCCAACCAGCCGCTGGTGCTGGCCGGCGTGCTCGACATCAACTCGTCCAAGAAGGCTGCGCGCTTCGTCCGCTTCTGCGACGCCTTCGATATCCCGATCCTGACCTTCGTCGACGTGCCCGGCTTCCTCCCGGGCGTCGGGCAGGAGCATAACGGCATCATCAAGCATGGCGCCAAATTGCTGTTCGCCTATGCCGAGGCGACCGTTCCCAAGATCACCGTGATCACCCGCAAGGCCTATGGCGGCGCCTATGACGTCATGGCGTCCAAGCATCTGCGCGGCGACTTGAACTATGCCTGGCCGACCGCCGAGATCGCGGTGATGGGCGCCAAGGGCGCGGTCGAGATCATCTTCCGCCAGGATCGCAACGACGCCGACCTGATCGCCGCGCGCACCAAGGAATATGAGGACCGCTTCGCCAACCCCTTCGTGGCGGCGAGCATGGGCTTCATCGACGACGTCATCCAGCCGCGGGAAACCCGCCGCAAGGTGGCGCTGGGCCTCCGCAAGCTCAAGGACAAGCAGCTCGAGAACCCGTGGAAGAAGCACGACAATATCCCGCTTTGA